The following proteins are encoded in a genomic region of Streptococcus sp. 29892:
- the nox gene encoding H2O-forming NADH oxidase yields MSKIVVVGANHAGTAAIKTMLTNYGQENEIVVFDQNSNISFLGCGMALWIGEQIAGPEGLFYSDKEQLESMGAKVYMESPVTAIDYEAKTVTALVNGQEHVEAYDKLLFATGSQPILPPIKGAEIKEGSLEFEATLENLQFVKLYQNSADVIEKLKNKDINRVAVVGAGYIGVELAEAFQRKGKEVILIDVVDTCLAGYYDRDLSDLMAKNMEDNGIKLAFGETVQEVAGNGKVEKIITDKNEYDVDMVILAVGFRPNTAFAGEGIERFRNGAFLVNKRQETSIPGVYAIGDCATIYDNATGDTSYIALASNAVRTGIVAAHNICGTDLEGIGVQGSNGISIYGLNLVSTGLTLEKATRLGLNAAVTEVTDNQKPEFMEHGNFPVTIKIVYDKDSRRILGAQMAAREDISLGIHLFSLAIQEGVTIEKLALTDLFFLPHFNKPYNYITVAALGAK; encoded by the coding sequence ATGTCTAAAATCGTTGTTGTCGGTGCTAACCACGCAGGTACTGCCGCAATCAAAACTATGTTGACAAACTACGGTCAGGAAAACGAAATCGTTGTATTTGACCAAAACTCAAACATCTCATTCTTGGGTTGTGGTATGGCTTTGTGGATTGGTGAGCAAATTGCTGGTCCAGAAGGACTTTTCTACTCAGATAAAGAACAATTGGAAAGCATGGGCGCTAAAGTCTACATGGAGTCACCTGTTACAGCTATCGACTACGAAGCAAAAACAGTTACTGCACTTGTAAACGGTCAAGAACATGTTGAAGCATACGACAAACTTCTCTTTGCTACTGGTTCACAACCAATTTTGCCACCAATCAAAGGTGCGGAAATCAAAGAAGGTTCTCTTGAATTTGAAGCAACTCTTGAAAACTTGCAATTCGTTAAATTGTACCAAAACTCAGCTGATGTTATTGAAAAATTGAAAAACAAAGACATCAACCGCGTAGCAGTAGTTGGTGCTGGTTACATCGGTGTTGAACTTGCTGAAGCTTTCCAACGTAAAGGTAAAGAAGTTATCCTTATCGACGTTGTAGACACATGTTTGGCTGGTTACTATGACCGCGACTTGTCAGACCTTATGGCTAAAAACATGGAAGACAACGGTATCAAACTTGCCTTCGGTGAAACAGTTCAAGAAGTTGCTGGTAACGGTAAAGTTGAAAAAATCATCACTGACAAGAACGAATACGATGTTGACATGGTTATCTTGGCTGTTGGTTTCCGTCCAAACACTGCATTTGCAGGTGAAGGAATTGAGCGTTTCCGCAACGGTGCCTTCCTTGTAAACAAACGCCAAGAAACTTCAATCCCAGGCGTTTACGCTATCGGTGACTGTGCAACTATCTACGACAACGCTACTGGCGACACAAGCTACATCGCTTTGGCTTCAAACGCAGTACGTACTGGTATCGTAGCAGCTCACAACATCTGTGGTACTGACCTTGAAGGTATCGGTGTACAAGGTTCTAACGGTATCTCTATCTATGGTCTTAACCTTGTATCAACAGGTTTGACACTTGAAAAAGCTACTCGTCTTGGCTTGAACGCTGCTGTTACTGAAGTAACTGACAACCAAAAACCAGAATTCATGGAGCATGGTAACTTCCCAGTAACTATCAAGATCGTTTACGATAAAGATTCACGTCGTATCCTTGGTGCTCAAATGGCAGCTCGTGAAGATATCTCATTGGGTATCCACCTCTTCTCATTGGCAATCCAAGAAGGCGTAACAATTGAGAAATTGGCATTGACTGACTTGTTCTTCTTGCCACACTTCAACAAACCATACAACTACATCACAGTAGCAGCACTTGGTGCTAAATAA